Part of the Ornithinimicrobium flavum genome, CGGCGAGCGCGTTGGTCACCGCACCGGGGACGCTGTCGCTGCGGACCAGCAGGACGGGCGCACCCTCGGCACCCGCGAGCGCGGAGCCGGAGAGGGCGTCGGGGAAGTTCTCGCCCTCGCCCGTGGCGACGTAGACGTGGTCGGCGCTGCCGTAGGCCTCGGCGATCATCGCGGCGGTGGCGTAGCGGTCCTTGCCGCTGACGCGCACCACGTCGCCGTAGTCGGCGAGCTCGGACTCGACGGCCTCGGAGACCGCGACCGACCCACCCAGGATGACGATGTTGGAGGGCGCGAGCTCCTCCAGGGCCGCCACCGTGGCGCTGGGCAGCGAGTCCACGCGGGTGAGCAGCACCGGGGCGCCGGAGGCGTCCTGGGCGGTCATGCCGCCGGACATGGTCATGCCCTTGGCAGCCGGGGCCGCGCCCGCGAGCGCGTCCGCGAACTGGTTGCCGGTGGCGATGTAGACCGTGTCGACCTCGTCGTAGCCGGCGAGCGCGATCTCCGCCGCGGTGGCGTAGCGATCCTTGCCGGAGATGCGGTCCACGATGTCGCTGGGGCCGGTCTCGACGTACTTGCTGACGTTGCGGTCGTGCGTGGAGGCGGCGACGGTCATGACCCACGGGGAGTTGTGGGCGACCGAGCCGGCACCCACGGTGTCACCGGAGTTGCCGGCCGAGGCGGCCACGAAGACGCCGGCGTCCGCCGCGTTCAGGAAGGCCAGCTCGATGGAGTCCACGACGTACTGCGAGGACCCGGAGACCGAGTAGTTGATGACGTCGACGCCGTCCTCGACCGCGTCGTTGACGGCAGCGAGCAGACCCGAGGTGGAGCCGCTGCCACGGCCGTCGGCGGTCTGCCACAGGGCCTTGTAGGCCGCGATCTGGGCGGCCGGCGCCATACCGGAGCCGGTGCCCATCTCGGTGCCCAGCACCTCGATCTCGACGTCGTTGTTGCCGGCGGCGGTGCCCGCGGTGTGGCTGCCGTGGCTGTTGGTGTCACGGGGCGACATGAAGTCGTAGTCCGTGACGTTGCCCTGCGGGTAGTAGCGGGCACCGATCAGCTTGCTGTTGCAGGTGATGTTGCCCTCGGGGTCGTCATCGCCCTCGATACACTCGCCGTTCCAGCTGGCCGGCGGGGCCGGGTTGCCCGGCAGGTCGGCGAAGCTGGGGTTCTCGGGCCAGATGCCGGTGTCGATGACACCCACGACGACGCCCTTGCCGGCCTCGGCGTCGCCACCGAACTCGGTGTCCCACACGCCGCCCTCGCCGCGCAGGCCGAGGTAGTCGGGGGTGGTGACGGTGTCCGCGTGACGGATCTCGTCCTCCCAGACGTAGGCCACGTCGGGGTTCTTGCGCAGGGCGGTGACCTGCTGGGCGGTCAGGTCGACCGCGAAACCGTTGAACACGGTGGTGTAGTCGTAGGTCTTGGCCTCGGCGTCGAGACCGACGCTGGCCAGGACCTCGTTCTGCTCCGAGCGCAGGACGTCCACGTAGCTGCGCGCTGCGGCGCTGGCGGTGTCGACCTTCTCGCCCTCGGCCGGCTTCGTCGCCGGGATCCCCTTGAGGCCGCCGTCGTAGGCCGCCACGGACTCTTGCTTCATCATGACGATGTAGGAACCGTCCTCGGCCACCGACAGCTCGGGCGCGGCCCAGGTGGGCGCTCCGATCGTCAGGGGTGCCAGGACAGCACCGGCACCGGCGAACGCGATGAGCCGCGTCCTCCGCCGTCCAGGTGTGTTGCGCACTGTTGAGTGTCCTTCGTTCGATGGATAGGCGTCACCCGCTCACGGGCCCGACGTTGGGCACGACGGAGGCAACGTTGCCGAGTATGTGTCGCCGGGGAGGGGATGGGAAGGGGGCAGTTCCCCCGCAGGGGCAGACGTGACCATTTCGTGACCTTGCCGGTCGCAGGGTCACCTCTGGGGTGGTGGACCTCACCCCTCCGGGTGGTTGACGTGCCGTTCCGCCCGTGCCCGCGCTGTGAAGGGTCAGCCCTTGAGGCGGACCATGCCCTCCTGCCCGACGGTGGCCGCGAGGGTCCCGTCGGCGGCGAACATGTGGCCCAGACCGAGCCCTCGGCCGGACTGCGCCGAGGGGGAGGTCTGGGTGTAGAGGACCCACTCGTCCACCCGCACCGGGCGGTGGAACCACATCGAGTGGTCCAGGCTCGCCGGTCGGAGACGGGCGTCGCCCCATCCGATCCCGTGCCTGCGCAGGACGGGCTCGAGGAGGACGTAGTCGGAGGCGTAGGCCAGGATCGCCGCGTGCAGCAGGTCGTCGTGCGCGGCAGCCTCCCGGGCGATCCGGAGCCACACCGACTGCTCGCTCGGACCTGGCTCGGCCGGGCCCAGCAGCAGACGGTCGGTATGCCGGATCTCGACCGGTCGCGACCGTGCCGTCAGGCGGGCGACCGGGTGGTCGATCCGTTCCAGGATCTCCTTGTCCGACCGCAGCCCCTGTGGGCCGGGGACGTCCGGCATCGGCACCTGGT contains:
- a CDS encoding cell wall-binding repeat-containing protein, whose protein sequence is MRNTPGRRRTRLIAFAGAGAVLAPLTIGAPTWAAPELSVAEDGSYIVMMKQESVAAYDGGLKGIPATKPAEGEKVDTASAAARSYVDVLRSEQNEVLASVGLDAEAKTYDYTTVFNGFAVDLTAQQVTALRKNPDVAYVWEDEIRHADTVTTPDYLGLRGEGGVWDTEFGGDAEAGKGVVVGVIDTGIWPENPSFADLPGNPAPPASWNGECIEGDDDPEGNITCNSKLIGARYYPQGNVTDYDFMSPRDTNSHGSHTAGTAAGNNDVEIEVLGTEMGTGSGMAPAAQIAAYKALWQTADGRGSGSTSGLLAAVNDAVEDGVDVINYSVSGSSQYVVDSIELAFLNAADAGVFVAASAGNSGDTVGAGSVAHNSPWVMTVAASTHDRNVSKYVETGPSDIVDRISGKDRYATAAEIALAGYDEVDTVYIATGNQFADALAGAAPAAKGMTMSGGMTAQDASGAPVLLTRVDSLPSATVAALEELAPSNIVILGGSVAVSEAVESELADYGDVVRVSGKDRYATAAMIAEAYGSADHVYVATGEGENFPDALSGSALAGAEGAPVLLVRSDSVPGAVTNALAELGNPEVTILGGSAAVSEDVAEELGATDRLAGSDRYGTSVAVAERFGYSTENPAPVVHVATGADYPDALAASALAGWQQVPVMLSRPADVPGRVLSTMVAVDPGSVFILGGENALSAGVEETLEETFNSAGERFEGVGVGEAVGPAPLIDSEDYPAEGRTAADAKLCLPGSLDEDAIDGEIVICTRGSNARVEKSDVVAAAGGIGMIMANNNDSESLNADFHVIPTIHVNGTAAAAIKAYEESDPNPTAFISATGEGGAEMVVPEMAGFSSYGPAIAGNGDLLKPDITAPGVDVIAAVSPLTNGGSNFNAMSGTSMSAPHVAGLAALMMSKNTDWSPMAVKSAMMTTADPLNSDGEPIHYGGAPANPLHYGSGEVEPAASYGTPLVYESDRTDWYDYACAIGQLQLLVGGQAYCDAAPDVDPSDLNYPSISIGQLAGSQTVTRTVTATGEGGTFDAVVEAPEGMSVEVSPETITVGAGETATFEVTITNEGAPLGEWAFGSVTWTGPGSDVRSPIAVNPVAVAAPTDLVVTAPRAARPSRWCPARPAP
- a CDS encoding acyl-CoA thioesterase codes for the protein MDETLPDPIDDLLDVLDLRREGTTTIHVASPQVPGEDLSDSEGDVFVGRSQPMPHGRVFGGQVLAQCLVAAGRTVEPVDDGTDEEPQPRFIHSMHGYFLRPGDAGRPLRFLVERMRDGRSFTARRVHAVQDGRILMSIIMSFQEAADGLDHQVPMPDVPGPQGLRSDKEILERIDHPVARLTARSRPVEIRHTDRLLLGPAEPGPSEQSVWLRIAREAAAHDDLLHAAILAYASDYVLLEPVLRRHGIGWGDARLRPASLDHSMWFHRPVRVDEWVLYTQTSPSAQSGRGLGLGHMFAADGTLAATVGQEGMVRLKG